acctcgtttcataagagggcgaaattttaattgtgcttgaacaacgtgtgtttgcaacgttcaaaggtacacgcttagaccatactgtttatatggttgtgcaagtaatgttgttttattcctaatcaaggcattgtaatcacataaggtttagacacctcaaataatatgaaatgattatgtggaaattgagaatttatggatatgttcccgaacaggacgggcaacgtcttaggtaggtggttgccttgggatttgctctcccaagtgtattccaccaaaacaaatttggaatatgacttgtacgacccgaacaggacgggcaacgttacaaggtttggaaataatgaataaagattacataatagagcctttgcatgctagggtaaacacaatgcttgtattcaacctgttttgtatatgtatgaagtctctgacgtgtattggttgttctttggaacctgctacgtgttatcatatgacgtgcagcaggttaactgcaggagggggctggagtgaggattcagcttagaacccgtaactatcaagtctagacttactttgtaatgagtctaaatacctcattttatgtaaacaaagtttatgatgttttctttttatttcgtacaacttttagctagtctagaggccggtgggctctcgagttgtatgtaaagacttccgctgttttgtttggttttgttttgtttggcgctgttttctttgttgaccatattcctttaccgttggaacgttgacgatccgagtaaggatgtgtttatttgtgtccgtaagtgaaccggattcatgttttcacatgattttccgggtcactttaaccgggccgttacactAACAATATAAATGACTGGATTTGATGATCAATTAAATGAATTTATGTTATTTAAGTTTTTAACAACTATTGCTGGAAAAAAAGACAATTATGTACTTCtagtaatttaataaattgcaGTATAATTGGAATGAAAGTAATTCATTttgcagtataattttctaccagtgtattttcattattttatctattttttagtataattttctaaattgtacATTTAAATATAACAGTGTAATTggaataattatgattttttgtatccattaatgtataaatttttccaaaaatgcaAACGTGTAAGTATGGtaagtaaaaaaaatgcaaataagtcaAATTTCATTTATACTATCcaatgaaaaaaagacaaatgacaTGCTCACTATCAAATTGCTTTTGccaaaatacaataaaattaaggaaaaattgttgcaataatccaatctattttcAATTACCTGTCGATAAATCCcaccttttgaaaattttttaataattcaaactttgctttcagtttgttgccaatGAACTCTTTAGAAAATAACCTGCTATATTAGGTTACTTCTCATCTTCtccttttttataataatccaatatatTTTTCACCTGCTAATAATCCcacattttgaaatttttatttaataatccaacctttattttccttttgttGCTAATGGACCCTTTCAAGAAGTTaattactcaatttctctttgccattaatttataataatccaacatatctTATCTATACATGttaagtctcttttaatttctttaacacatatttttcttcaattattataaaaaaatgcaCAATTTTTAAACTTACTCAATCTCTCTTTGCCTCGGATTTGAAGGAATAGTATAGTTTGAAGGGAAGAGAAAACATAGGaccattattaatttttataattatattgattataaaattttaacatgtaaatttcaacttgataaagataataCATAAGGGGTCGGCGGGTACCAGactcaatgtattttgtggcCCATGACCCAACCTGGCTAAGGCGGGTCGGGTACCCGACCCGAAatatattgttttttaaaaaaattgacctGCCATTTAGAATGCCGGTCAACGGGACGACGGGTCGGAATTTTTTGAACTCCCATAGTTGATGGGATATGTATGTAAAAGCAATTATtatttatgcaatgatcaaCTTTATAAGCTTGAAGAATTAATAGCAATTTCATTTAACTTATTGAAGGGTGTATTGGCAACAAATAAaagcaaaggttggattattaaaaaaaatttaaggtgAAATTATTCACAAGTAATGGAAaatagattgaattattataaagaagaaagaaaataaaaaatacctaataatatagcaagtcattttttgaaaaatgtattatcaacaaactgaaaataaattggattatctattaacaatttttcctaaaattaattGAATGTATGATTTATACATTATCCGAACACGAACACGACTTAATCTCTTTATTTAACGGTTCTCTGTAAACTATCTACTATTACTTTACTACCTGTCAACAATGGAAAAGACATTTCAATTTTCAAGTTACAACggtaaaaaaaattgtcaaagATCTAAGTGAACAgagagaggaagaggaagagatgAGGCGAAGAAGATCATGGAAGACCAATCAAAAGAAGGGGATCCAAGATGAACCATTACAAACCCAAGAAACTCATATGCCCGATTCCATTTCAATCAACCCAGAAAAGGAAAATTGTGAAGATGGTGGATCAAGGTTTTACGGATGCTATCTGTTGACGTCTCTTAGCCCTCGTTTTAAGGGTCATACTTATATTGGGTATGTTTATATTCTGTCTAACTTAATCCCcattattttctgatttttccattaatttaatttcagttttaataatttatttgattggAATATTTCGTAGGTTTACTGTGAACCCAAAGAGAAGAATCAGGCAACATAATGGAGAAATTACTTGTGGAGCTTTTAGAACTAAGAAAAAACGACCTTGGGAAATGGTTCTTTGCATTCATGGTTTCCCTACCAATGTTGCTGCTcttcaggtttttttttttcttttttttgaattttgttccTATTTACATAATCTGTGTTATTTGGGAATATTGCATTTTCATAATGATTTTACCCCCAATTGTAATCGTATTTCCTTTTTATTCTTTATAATTGGTGTTCACTATTGTCAAAACAAACAATTTTCAACCATAACAATGATCAACAATAGCATCAAAGTCTTGTCAACAATATGACACTCAAATATAGGGGTAACTTAGTGTTTAATCTCTCAAATTCTCACCATTTATGGAATAAACTCTTTCACCTaatagcaaataaaaaaaaatcctacACACTTAACAGGTGAAAAATTCTAAGCAACTCAGGGTTCAATTTTGGTCCATGTTGTTTGAAATCTGCTTACATTTTTTATCAATGATATAGATGATATTGTTTCCTTGAACTAATAAGCTAAAGTATACGTAAACAAGAGTTTGTAGCCATAAGATTGATGTTATCTCAAATCGTAAAATTGGAAACAAATAGGTTGAATCGAAGTTCTAAGCGCCAAAATAAGGAACTAAATGCTTTGTAAAACTATCCGTCCAAACCAGACGTGTTTGTGCGCTTTAGGAGACATAGCACAGTGTTTGTGCGCTTTAGGAGACATAGCATATCTTATGCCTACACACTCACAAAAATCATCGCGTATAATTATACTAACTTCCGTAAAATTGTAAGCAATAAAGATACTAACAAAATCTCCTGATTTTGAACTATCCCTACTTCTTGCCAATATGTTTGTTTAAATGAATGTGGGATTCTTGGACCATGATATGGACTAAATTCACCCACTTAATTTCTTGTCATCGGacataacaaatattttttttggaaatgaaGTTGCCCCCTTTGTATCCACATTATAGTTCTTACAAGCTCTCTTATGAGCTACCCTCAAATGGTCAAACCCTCTACAATGGTGAACTCTTTCTTGAATATAACTTCACCTCTAGTGGTGGCTCTCCCTCCTTAGTCCTAATTCTCTCTCTAGAAATTCTCTTGGAGGTTGTCCTATTCTAATTCTATCTTCAAGCCATTTAAAGGCCTTTGAAAATTTTAAGGACTTTGACAAAATCCCTCTTCAGTTTCTTGCAGTTTCACGTGCTCAAACGATCACATCACTTGCTCGTCTAAGCACTGCAAAAACTTTACCTTTAATAATATTGTTCAAGTAGATTGATTGCTCGTCCAAGCGCTTCACTACTTATCAAAGAATATGTTTGCCCATCGGAGCATCATTGTTTCCTCGTTTTCTTGCTTCTCTTTGGTATCTCGTTCGTGCACGTAGCTTGCTCGTCCGAGCTCACATGCTTTTTGATGTGGCACTTGGTTCAAGACCTTGTCATTTGGGTGGATTGTATGTTCGATCCCTTGCAAGATTGCATTTTTTATGATGATTTTGCCTTATTGTATTCGTGCTCATTTATGCTTGTATGATTAGTCTTGTCTAGCAAAAGACTCAATTTTGATTATAACTTACACTATTTTAATTCTCTTTCCCTACTctgaattttttcaaaatactcatttgttttctttattgatcattaagaAGGTGGTCAAAGTTGTGTAATGAATATCTTAGCTACCATATTTGGGTTACTTGTAATTTGATGGTTATAGTTGGCATGATACGTTGCGACAGTTCTTCTTAGTAATGAATTTGTCTAGCTATCATTGTTTTTCGATCGTTTTTGTGCTTATAAACTTTTCTGGCCAATTGCAAGATTGGTTTTGATATTGACTTTTAATAGATTGTAAGGATATATATGGTGTGTTCTAGTGCAGATTGGTCTTTGGTCTTGATTTTGCTTGACCCTAATTGTTTTAATCTTCTTCTAATTGTTTTTCCTCTCTTTTCGATGGATACATTCGGTTTAGTCTACCGGAAGGTTGCCAATCGATTTAGTCTTACCGTATTATTAATGTTTTCATAACATTTGGATGGATATACTTTTTGGGTCTATGCCAAGATTGCATTTTGATTATGGTTTGCCCCAATTACTATTGTGTTTCCTTTCAATTGGGTGGATATAACTGGTTAGGTCTATTCCAAGATTACATTTTTCCAAACTATACTTCTCTTCAATTATGTGGATTTTTGTTATGGTATGAACATTGTAACTCGATAATGATTTTCCACAACTATGATTGCATTTCTTACTCATTCATGTGAATATAAATGCCCTGATGCATTCAAGATTGCATTtcagtgatgattttcttaatcGTTTTTCCTCTCATTTGTATGGATATCATCGGTTGGTCTACTGCAACACTACATTTTGATTTGGAGTTTGTCCAATTTTGATTGCTATCCTTCTCAATTGCTAGAAAATGCTATCAAGATTATATTCGTTTTAGTATTTTTCTTTCTGGTCTCACAAGATTTTAGtgaatatgactttgatttttttgtcATCGAACACTAAAATCAAAGATAAATATTTGGGAGAAAAGAACATAGTAGTAAATCTTGATTGTGTTTGCAGTTTGAATGGGCATGGCAGCATCCTAGAGAATCTATAGCAGTACGAGATGCAGCTGCCAGTTTTAAAACCCTCGGAGGACTTGCCAATAAAATCAAACTAGGACTTACTATGCTTACCCTTCAGTCTTGGCAAAGGTGTCATATCTTACGTTTACTGAATTTCTCGACTATTATATTCCTTCTCTTTCTAACTAGTAATTTTTATGCGAACTAAACGGGTTCTATACATTCTCTTGTCTTGCATGTTTAGTATGAACCTCACAGTCAGTTTCTTCTCGACGAAGCACATGAAACATGCGGCTGGGTGTCCAAGCTTACCTTACCAGATGAAGCTCCATTATTGTCCCATGGATGATCTTCCTTGCTATGGAGGTAGTGATCATCCTTATGGTTACGACTATGAAGACGACAACTCAAATGATAATGAGGAATCTTCCGGCTATTCCGATGAGCGACAAGAATGTTCAGTTGGTGATTCGTTTCAGAGTGATAATATAATCTCCGCTGTACAAAGATCGACTGATAAAATCTTACTAGGGGATCGTTTAGTCATTGGTGATCAATTGGCTAGTGAGTCATCCTCAATGAGAGGTACATTGAAGGAGCATACGCAACCGTTGCATCAATTATGTGTTAATGTTAGTGGCTCAACTATGAACACTTTGAATGAGATGTCACAATGTCGTGAAGAGATTTGGATCGAGGATGATAAAAGGTCGTTCCCTGTGTTAGAGGAACATATACATTCGATTGGCAATTTTTGTGGTTCTGAAAATGATTTAAGTACTGTTCTCGACGAAAATCTGCCTTCATGTCACATGCCTCCTGCCTCTACGGGGAATAATTTGGACGAGCAATGTCAACAAATCGGTTCTTCGATAAGAGAACAATCTTCAATTGTCAATCTTCAATCGTCAGTTGCAGAAAATACTGCAAAGAAAGACAATGTAACATGTATAATAATTGATGATGACACTGAGAATCCGTTTGGGCCAAAGAAAGTTCAATCCCCTTTTAGATTTGTGAATACTGACTGGCCATATTCGAATGAGGGCGTTGAAATTATAGAACTCTGTACGCCTTCACCTAAGTTTAGAGTCAACGGCAGCAAGAAGAAAAGAGGTATCGGTGATTTTCCTGATTTCATCGACTTAACTGGATCACCTTCGTTTGTCCAACTGTAGAAGTTTGGAACGTTGTCAATGTTTTATTCGCTATGAGAACGTCAGAATGGAGAACAGAGTTGCTCTCCTGAATCAGCTTCTTACCTTAGTCGTACACAAGGAACAAAACTCGTGTTCTCGAGCATCAGTTTTTCAAGATTTGCGCTGCGTTTCCTTTTATTCATCAAGATCAGAACATATTTCTCAACTGTCCTCATCAATAATGAATAGTCTGAATTCATTGTCCATGTTTTCCTCCGTTGGGTGGATTGTTAGTTTTAGTTGTCCTAGCATGTGATGGTGTTAGAATGTTGTGTTTACAAAATAATTGAGTATATGGTGCAaacaaaataatgaatgaacaataatggaagaaaattattttatttacatcATTGTTTATTGAAATTGATACCAATAAAAGTAATTTCAATTATGGAAGGTTATCGTATCTTGAATTTATCAATCGTATTCTTATTACTGATAGCGACATTTTAATTTAGTGTATAtgctaataaactaaaatttactaaactaaaatttcaagcatgtgcTTTAGCATATAATACTAGTTAATTGTGACATTTTTAATAAC
The sequence above is drawn from the Amaranthus tricolor cultivar Red isolate AtriRed21 chromosome 5, ASM2621246v1, whole genome shotgun sequence genome and encodes:
- the LOC130812547 gene encoding uncharacterized protein LOC130812547 is translated as MRRRRSWKTNQKKGIQDEPLQTQETHMPDSISINPEKENCEDGGSRFYGCYLLTSLSPRFKGHTYIGFTVNPKRRIRQHNGEITCGAFRTKKKRPWEMVLCIHGFPTNVAALQFEWAWQHPRESIAVRDAAASFKTLGGLANKIKLGLTMLTLQSWQSMNLTVSFFSTKHMKHAAGCPSLPYQMKLHYCPMDDLPCYGGSDHPYGYDYEDDNSNDNEESSGYSDERQECSVGDSFQSDNIISAVQRSTDKILLGDRLVIGDQLASESSSMRGTLKEHTQPLHQLCVNVSGSTMNTLNEMSQCREEIWIEDDKRSFPVLEEHIHSIGNFCGSENDLSTVLDENLPSCHMPPASTGNNLDEQCQQIGSSIREQSSIVNLQSSVAENTAKKDNVTCIIIDDDTENPFGPKKVQSPFRFVNTDWPYSNEGVEIIELCTPSPKFRVNGSKKKRGIGDFPDFIDLTGSPSFVQL